In Alteromonas sp. RKMC-009, the genomic stretch GTAGTACATACCATCCATGATATCTACCTTCCGTATGGCATCACGGATAGCGATATAGTTGTCATAAGCCTGAGACTCAGGGTGTGTGGTTCTGTAGCGTCTGTGCATCCTGCGGATGCCCTTACGCATGTAGGCCAGAGCCATAGGACGGAAGTGGGCAAAGTTAGTGGGACTGTACTCAAGTACGTATAGTCTTGCCTGTTCCTGTGCGGCATCCAGAATGCGTTCAAAGTCGTCATCCAGTACATGGCTACGGGTAACAGGCACTGGCTTCAGTCTGGTTCTGTTGGTGAAATACTGGTACATGTCTGTCAGATCGCCGGCAATACCATCTTCCTGTAGTTCACCGGCATAGTGACCACGGATGGCCCATGCACAACCTAATGCTTTTAGTTCATCTTCAATGGTGCCAATGGCTTCAAGGCCATGTTGGTGATCAATGTAGTCGTGGGCCAGTAGTGAGCCGTCACCGGTATCCAGTGTGTAATCGTCACGGTTAGGTACTCGGATATCACGTAGGCCAATCTCCCCGCTTACAGGGCAGATATCACCTACCAACTTAGTAGTCAGGGAAATCATGTTTTCTCCAGATACAAAAATGTATGGTCCGCCTCGTTATTGCAACAGTAAATGTCGATAACGGGGTTGGTTATGCGCTAATGTATTCGGAGTCTGATTAGGCGCTTTCGCAACCCGCTCCACGATGAGATCCGCGCTGGATTATCCTCAAAAAACCGAAAGCTTCTGTGAGCTGTTTTTTGTGTCAGGTTTTAATCCAGTGGTTCTACCGTTTTCGTCATCATATTTATCATTGCAAACCTGGTGCTAACGCTTTGCTATTGAATGCTTGTTTAGTTTTCATTACTGCCCATGCTATTCGTACCAGCTTGTTGGCCAGAGCGACGGTTACAACATTGAATGGCTTTGTGGCGCGTAAATTAATTAGCCACTCGCCATAAATTTTACCGGTCTTATCTGGTCGGGACATGACCGCCCTGGCTGCATGGATAAACAAGGTCCGGAGCTCTTTGTTACCCCGTTTGCTTATCCCCAGTAATTTGGGTTTACCGCCAGTCGAATACTGCGCCGGAACCAGTCCCAACCATGCCGCCATGTTTCTCCCACTTTTAAAGTCAGTGGCACTACTGATGTTGGCAATACAAAGACTCGCTGTCATGTCTCCAATACCTGGAATGGTTTTAAGAAGCAGGCCTATCGCGTTTGTTTCAACCAGTTGCTTTAGCTTTTTGTCTTGTTTCTCAATGCTCTCATTGAGAAACAGATAGTAATCGTGAAGCTCCGCAAGCTCTTGCATGAGCAGGCCCGGCAATTCCTGTCGTTGCTGAGCAAGCCAGTTAAATAACTGCTTCATCACGCTATGGCCTGTTGGCAGCGCAATGCCAAATTCGAGAAGCAATGCGCCTATGCGGGACATACATGCTGTCCGGTCTTTAATATAACCGTGCCTGGCTTTATGAATAGCGGAAATGACCTGTGCTTCTTCCGACTTTACGCTGACAAAGCGCATATTGGGTCTTGTCGATGCTTCGCATATTGCTTCTGCATCTATGAAATCATTTTTATTGCTTTTAACGAAGGGCTTTACATATTGCGGAGGGATCAGTCTGACTTTGTGCCCCATCGACTCACACTGCCTGCCGAGCCAGTGCGCACCGCCACAAGCCTCGAAAGCAATTGTGCATGGCGTTAACTGATGAAGAAAATGAATGAGTGCAGTGCGGGAAAACTTTTTGCGGATGATTTGGTTATCTGAATAATCACGGCCTATCACATGAAAGGATGATTTGCCTAAATCGATACCAAGAACTTTAATAGTAGACATGATGGTTCGCCTCTTTGATTGCCTAACTCTAAGACTAGCTTAGAGGTGAGGCGGACCATCTAATTAAGCCCCGTACGTAGTACAGGGCTTTTGTAAGGTTAAAGGGTGTTTACACTTCTGCGAACTCTTCTAGCTTCTGAGATACTTTCAGTGCTTTCGCATAGTCCTTCTCTGCATAGTCCATTTCTGCTTCGGCAGCGGCTACCTTTTTAAGCAGTTTCTGGCGCTTTTTGCTTAGGTTAGCGTGCTGAGTTTTGGCTTTTTCCTGTGCACGTTTGGCGAACTTCAGGGCGATAGAAATGAGTGTAGAAACAGATGGTGTCATGGGAAGGACTCTTTAACTAAGTGAGGGAATTAGGTGGCGGGAACGAGTCCCGCCGATAGTATTTCAGCTAATGCTGATCAACTATGAGGAAAGGTTTAACCAGAGACCGCGGTGTTCAGACCGGCGTAGAATTTTATTCCACTGTTTAGCCAGGTCTTGGATCTCTTTTTGTGCGTGGGAGTCAATACGCTGTCGGTATGCTCTGTTCCACGCCTTGAGCGAAGAGGTGACATAATAACTGGTCAGCATGCTCTGTGGCAAGGTACTTCTTACCTGTTCAGGAGCGAAACCGTCACTAATGTGCCCATCATACTCTTCTGCGGCATTGATTGTACGAAAGCCAACCGTTGCACACATAGAATCAGATTCAGGATGTACATCGCCGGAACCTTGTTTAATGCTGCCATCAGGACGGCTACGCCATTCTTCAATCTCATAAAACTCAGGTGTGTCATCTACATACCGGCGAGATACTTCATTGTAGGTCGTACCTACCATGTGCTTGAATCGCTGACGGGCAATGAAGATAGGGATGGTTTCACGCATCGTTACGTCAATGAATGCGGGGTCGGTTTCTCCAATAGGTGCCCAAACGTGTCCACGGCAAGCGTAAGCACCCTCTTCGTATTCAGGTAGTAACGCTTTAGCAGCTTCTGGTGCTTCACGGAACAGTAGGTGTACTACATCACAGATGGAATAGCCTGTAATAAGGCCATTACGGATAAGGTGTGCCCAGCCGAACAATGAAGTACGGAACTTGTACCGCCCAACGTCACACCGCCATGCAGCTGATGCTACGTCCTCTGGGTCGATATCATCCAAATCTACAATGGGACTATTCGATACCATGGTAATACGTACATGGCTGAACGGGGTCCAGTGACGGTGTGTAGCCAGATAGTTTAAGAGACCTTCATCAGAACTCTTTGGCTTATCTTTACGGTACGTGAACTCTTTGGATTCTTTGTCCATAGAGACACGGGCTGCGTTCACGACCAGCAGGTCATTGCTGATCGGGGTAATTAATTCTGCTTTCATTCTTCTCTCAGAAAGGTTGTCGCTTTGATGTGAGGAAAGGGCGGTTTCAGCTTACGTTCCTGAAATTCCAGTTTGCCGTTAATCTCACGTTCAAAGATGATGGTTCGGTAACCTCTGGCATAGAACACGTTGTTCAAGCCAAGGTAATGATTACGGGTAAAATCCTCACCACGCATGCCAATGATGGACACGGTTTTATGTGTCGGATAAGACACGTTGAATGTGCATCCAGGGAAGCGCCAGACTTCCTGCAGAGGCTGGACTTCAAACTTAATTTCTGAGGTCATCGTACACCCCGTTCTTTAAGTCCTGGTAGTCCTCCACAGGGATAAGCACCCACTTGGGTACTCTGTTATGGGTAACTACCGTTAGCCTGTCTGTAGGGGCGTTCTGTTCGCTCAACTTAGAGATGGGCACAGCTGGCGCATCAATATCCAGCCGTACGGAATCCCAGATCTTGTTCTCGTCCATGACGGTGTAAACCGTCTGGACGCTGATACCCAGTATTCGGGCAATCTCCTTAACAAGGTATCCGGACTTCCATAACTGGATAATGTCCTCTTTGCGCTTTTCAGCACGGTAAAACAGGCCGCTTTTCAGTTTCCATCTTTCCCGCCGGCAGCGAATCAGGGCTTTGGTAAAACCCAGCTTGTTCGCTATCTGCTCATCGGAAAGTCCCTCTTTGATTAACTGCTCAATGGCTGGCCTGTCGGAATCATAAGGGGGAACACGTAAGGTAATTTCAGGGTCGTTGCAACTCATAGGGGGAGACTCATATCCATGAGACAACGACTGTCCCACGGGGAAGGGGATAGTTAGGTTAGCGGGTGTTTCGTTTCATCAGTTCAAAGTCGTGACTGCAATCGCTGTCACAGAACAAACTGCCTTTTGGCAATTCCTCAGCACAAAAGTAGCAGCATCCTTTAGGGCGTAACTCACGGCCCTTGTTTCGGATATTCTGGATTGCTCGCTGCTTCATGTGTTCTTCCATGTGTGTAGCAGCATCAAGTGGATCGGCAAACATAAATGTTCCTATGCGATAAGTGACCGCACCACGCCGGGCTCTATCTGTTCAAAATCAAGCGCACCTAAATTAATAAGGTGTCTGGCAGCTTCCCGTTCATCCCATGACTTAGGGTACGGTGTCGCAATCCAACCTACAGAAAGCATCTGGTTTTTATTGAATGAAGCGACTATCTGCTTATGCTTTTCGACCAGAAGATCTTCCAGTTCCCATTGAAAGTAGGGTTCTGAGGCTTCCATCTCGTCAGCTTTTGAATAGGGTTTACCATCGACACCAATTCCAAAAACAGCCATATAAATCGTCCATTTATGGCGAATAGTGGTCATTTGCTGAAATTGTGTTTTAGTGGGGTCTGCGACTTGGTAAGTGCGAAGATTGAGTATCTTGCATGGTCCCTGTCCGGGAACGCGACCAATCGCTAAGTTTTTAAGAGTATGCTTTGCGTGAATAGCAGCATGTTTGAGTGGGTTGTAAGCCTTACGCTTACGCATACATACAGTA encodes the following:
- a CDS encoding helix-turn-helix domain-containing protein encodes the protein MSCNDPEITLRVPPYDSDRPAIEQLIKEGLSDEQIANKLGFTKALIRCRRERWKLKSGLFYRAEKRKEDIIQLWKSGYLVKEIARILGISVQTVYTVMDENKIWDSVRLDIDAPAVPISKLSEQNAPTDRLTVVTHNRVPKWVLIPVEDYQDLKNGVYDDLRN
- a CDS encoding DUF2116 family Zn-ribbon domain-containing protein; translation: MFADPLDAATHMEEHMKQRAIQNIRNKGRELRPKGCCYFCAEELPKGSLFCDSDCSHDFELMKRNTR
- a CDS encoding IS110 family transposase, whose amino-acid sequence is MSTIKVLGIDLGKSSFHVIGRDYSDNQIIRKKFSRTALIHFLHQLTPCTIAFEACGGAHWLGRQCESMGHKVRLIPPQYVKPFVKSNKNDFIDAEAICEASTRPNMRFVSVKSEEAQVISAIHKARHGYIKDRTACMSRIGALLLEFGIALPTGHSVMKQLFNWLAQQRQELPGLLMQELAELHDYYLFLNESIEKQDKKLKQLVETNAIGLLLKTIPGIGDMTASLCIANISSATDFKSGRNMAAWLGLVPAQYSTGGKPKLLGISKRGNKELRTLFIHAARAVMSRPDKTGKIYGEWLINLRATKPFNVVTVALANKLVRIAWAVMKTKQAFNSKALAPGLQ
- a CDS encoding FAD-dependent thymidylate synthase — its product is MKAELITPISNDLLVVNAARVSMDKESKEFTYRKDKPKSSDEGLLNYLATHRHWTPFSHVRITMVSNSPIVDLDDIDPEDVASAAWRCDVGRYKFRTSLFGWAHLIRNGLITGYSICDVVHLLFREAPEAAKALLPEYEEGAYACRGHVWAPIGETDPAFIDVTMRETIPIFIARQRFKHMVGTTYNEVSRRYVDDTPEFYEIEEWRSRPDGSIKQGSGDVHPESDSMCATVGFRTINAAEEYDGHISDGFAPEQVRSTLPQSMLTSYYVTSSLKAWNRAYRQRIDSHAQKEIQDLAKQWNKILRRSEHRGLWLNLSS